In a single window of the Anaerocolumna cellulosilytica genome:
- a CDS encoding ISAs1 family transposase has product MHKTLKYLEQVEDLRQKKKILYKMSDIIALVFFAMLANADEWIAIEIFGKEHEKFLRRYLELPNGIPSHDTIQRVFSMVSPEFLQKFQLLWNEMLSSGEGEKIKKILAIDGKTQCGNRNKDQNANHIVSAVDEKGICLGQKRVEEKTNEITAIPELLDDLNVKGHIITTDAMGTQTQIVKKIWKKKADYVLALKGNQGRLHEDVKLYFDDVGLLEQCAYTKTIEKARGGIEKREYWQSVDIAWLEQKKDWAGLKSIAMTRNTIVRNEVEITETRYFISSLPLEVSEIARAIRGHWMVESFHWHLDVTFREDDNHTLEKQAAFNLNIMRKLALNVLRIYELRKTPMSLKMKRFAIGTNPERHLENILNL; this is encoded by the coding sequence ATGCACAAGACATTGAAATATTTAGAACAAGTAGAAGATTTAAGACAGAAGAAAAAAATTCTTTACAAGATGAGTGATATTATAGCGCTGGTATTCTTTGCAATGCTGGCAAATGCAGACGAATGGATAGCAATAGAAATATTTGGGAAAGAACATGAGAAGTTTCTGCGAAGATATTTGGAGCTTCCAAACGGCATTCCTTCTCACGATACGATTCAACGTGTATTTAGCATGGTATCCCCAGAGTTTCTTCAGAAATTCCAACTGCTTTGGAATGAGATGCTAAGTAGCGGAGAAGGAGAAAAAATCAAAAAAATCCTCGCCATTGACGGAAAAACACAATGTGGAAATAGGAACAAAGACCAGAATGCAAACCATATTGTCAGTGCAGTGGACGAGAAAGGAATCTGCCTTGGGCAAAAGCGAGTAGAAGAAAAGACCAATGAAATTACAGCGATTCCTGAACTGCTTGACGATTTGAACGTGAAAGGTCATATCATTACAACGGATGCAATGGGAACGCAAACGCAGATTGTAAAGAAGATATGGAAAAAGAAAGCCGATTACGTGCTAGCCCTAAAAGGAAATCAGGGAAGACTTCATGAGGATGTGAAATTATATTTTGATGATGTTGGATTATTGGAGCAGTGTGCCTATACAAAGACAATAGAGAAAGCGCGAGGCGGCATAGAGAAGCGCGAATACTGGCAGAGTGTAGATATTGCATGGCTAGAGCAGAAGAAGGACTGGGCAGGGCTGAAATCCATTGCAATGACACGCAATACTATAGTCAGAAACGAGGTAGAGATAACGGAAACCCGATATTTTATAAGTAGTCTACCACTAGAGGTCAGCGAAATTGCCCGAGCGATTCGGGGACATTGGATGGTGGAAAGTTTTCATTGGCATCTGGATGTAACCTTTCGAGAGGATGACAACCACACCCTTGAAAAGCAGGCAGCATTTAATTTAAATATCATGAGAAAACTGGCATTGAACGTATTAAGGATATATGAATTAAGGAAAACGCCCATGAGCCTGAAAATGAAACGCTTTGCAATTGGAACGAATCCTGAAAGACACTTGGAAAACATTCTGAATCTGTAA